A portion of the Thermosediminibacter oceani DSM 16646 genome contains these proteins:
- a CDS encoding cell wall hydrolase — translation MDRFVRNVRLVTALVLVMILAAGIAFGRQHRAAEARAEAGAYAVSARSNDYVLLARIVAGEAAGEPYVGQVAVAAVILNRVKSPKFPNTIAEVIYQPGAFESVSNGQIWARYPSRTNFKAAQDALNGWDPTYGSLFFWNPSKRVNPWIWTRRIITQIGDHVFGK, via the coding sequence GTGGACAGATTTGTTAGAAACGTACGGCTGGTAACGGCTCTGGTACTGGTAATGATCCTTGCTGCTGGAATTGCTTTTGGTCGGCAGCACCGTGCTGCAGAAGCCCGCGCAGAAGCGGGGGCTTATGCCGTTTCGGCGCGGAGCAATGACTATGTCCTGCTTGCCCGGATTGTAGCCGGCGAGGCAGCCGGAGAACCCTATGTCGGCCAGGTGGCCGTTGCGGCGGTGATTTTGAACCGGGTGAAAAGCCCAAAATTTCCCAATACGATTGCCGAGGTCATTTATCAGCCCGGAGCCTTTGAATCGGTGAGCAACGGCCAGATATGGGCCCGCTATCCCAGCAGGACTAATTTTAAAGCAGCCCAGGACGCACTCAACGGGTGGGACCCCACATACGGCAGCCTTTTCTTCTGGAATCCCTCAAAAAGGGTGAATCCCTGGATATGGACCCGCAGGATAATTACCCAGATTGGGGACCATGTCTTCGGCAAGTAA
- the ypeB gene encoding germination protein YpeB yields MFLRNRYVTWGLGVLTIVLIALALWSMGSRAYSAENLLEANYQKGFFNLVDDVNTLNILLSKSLVTSSDSQRIIILTSIWHEAENARSNLASLPLGSRDMTNLQKFFAQMGDFSHTLAKKVSLGEQISDKEWDTLEQFKKNTQNLSRRLRELQDSVATGRIRWESGSFAPGLSKRIEPGLADRFAAIDQRLKEEAPSITYDGPFSDHVEEITPKAITGSAVNEQQAIEKGKKFIDNPANVRYDVSVYSRTRGTVNAYSLKFTRPGADGAEIVMDVSRQGGHVIWFLNTRDIGEQKIDIKTAVDKARKFLEARGYANMEPTGSLREDNSLTVTFAYKQGDVLVYPDFVKVEVALDDGQVVGFDAMGYLTHHTMRKIPSPGISEKHVRDSLNKSLEVRRIRKVIIPDPALKERFCYEVDANLDDERYLIYINAQNGREEQILKVVETENGTMTM; encoded by the coding sequence ATGTTTTTGAGAAACAGGTATGTCACATGGGGTCTGGGTGTACTTACTATAGTTTTAATCGCTCTGGCTTTATGGTCCATGGGCAGCAGGGCGTATTCGGCCGAAAACCTCCTGGAAGCCAATTACCAGAAGGGTTTTTTCAACCTTGTCGATGATGTGAACACCCTAAATATACTTCTGTCAAAAAGCCTTGTAACATCATCGGACAGCCAGCGGATAATAATTTTGACAAGCATATGGCATGAAGCCGAAAACGCCCGGTCAAACCTGGCCTCCCTGCCGCTGGGCAGTAGGGATATGACCAACCTGCAGAAATTCTTCGCACAGATGGGAGATTTTTCCCACACCCTAGCTAAAAAAGTTTCTCTGGGTGAGCAGATTTCCGATAAAGAATGGGACACGCTGGAGCAGTTCAAAAAAAATACCCAGAATCTCAGCAGGAGATTGAGGGAACTGCAGGACAGCGTAGCCACGGGCAGGATAAGGTGGGAAAGCGGTTCTTTTGCTCCGGGTCTTAGCAAAAGGATTGAGCCCGGTTTGGCGGACAGATTCGCCGCTATCGACCAGAGGCTAAAAGAAGAAGCGCCGAGTATTACCTATGACGGGCCTTTCTCTGACCATGTGGAAGAAATAACGCCGAAAGCGATTACCGGCTCCGCCGTCAACGAACAGCAGGCTATTGAAAAAGGCAAGAAATTTATAGATAACCCGGCAAATGTTCGCTACGATGTTTCGGTTTACAGCCGCACCCGGGGGACGGTAAACGCATATTCTCTAAAATTTACAAGGCCCGGAGCAGATGGGGCTGAGATCGTGATGGACGTAAGCCGTCAGGGAGGCCATGTCATCTGGTTTTTAAACACCAGGGACATCGGAGAGCAAAAAATTGACATAAAGACGGCCGTTGACAAAGCCAGAAAATTCCTGGAAGCCAGGGGATACGCGAATATGGAGCCTACCGGGTCCCTGAGGGAAGACAATTCCTTGACGGTCACCTTCGCGTATAAACAGGGGGACGTCCTGGTGTATCCGGATTTTGTAAAAGTAGAGGTGGCTCTTGACGACGGGCAGGTGGTAGGTTTCGATGCCATGGGCTATCTTACACACCATACGATGAGGAAAATCCCCTCACCCGGTATAAGCGAAAAACATGTCCGGGATAGCTTGAACAAAAGCTTAGAGGTCAGGAGAATACGCAAGGTGATTATCCCCGATCCGGCATTGAAGGAAAGGTTCTGCTATGAAGTAGACGCAAATCTGGACGATGAACGCTACCTCATCTATATCAACGCCCAGAACGGCAGAGAGGAGCAGATACTGAAAGTAGTGGAGACCGAAAACGGGACCATGACCATGTAG